A genomic segment from Streptomyces sp. NBC_00654 encodes:
- a CDS encoding DUF3578 domain-containing protein, whose protein sequence is MDELLSVVLDLQKVWQAKNTEPMKRRGVVIRTEIRTWLAEHAKALAVAMGIPLDDVGVEGKDGAGQRAEVAWARVYSKSRTPSATEGWYIVYLFSGDGERVYLSLNQGTTEWIAGELKPREPAALKKRINWARPLIGQVAGERSDLLTEIRLNARTKLGKGYEPGNVVAIEYQRDAIPDSDVLSEDLLFMARLLGPLYKAADNATYVPGDLPVEVREATQSAATTANRRSARKGGQGFLLTAVERRAIERHSVLLATEHFEAQGWTVKDVGASKPYDLHLARGDEKLHVEVKGTTSDGSQVILTRAEVEWQRKFAPDNALVIVHSIELDRTIEPVTATGGVLHCTSPWIIEEETLTVISYIHRTGL, encoded by the coding sequence GTGGATGAACTCTTGAGCGTGGTACTCGACCTTCAGAAGGTGTGGCAGGCCAAGAACACCGAACCGATGAAGCGCCGCGGTGTCGTCATTCGGACCGAGATCCGCACGTGGCTGGCTGAGCACGCCAAGGCTCTTGCCGTAGCCATGGGCATACCGCTCGACGATGTGGGAGTGGAGGGGAAAGATGGGGCTGGCCAGAGGGCCGAAGTCGCATGGGCCCGGGTCTACTCGAAGAGCAGGACCCCGAGCGCAACCGAGGGCTGGTACATCGTCTATCTGTTCAGCGGTGACGGCGAACGCGTCTACCTGTCGCTCAACCAGGGCACGACCGAGTGGATCGCCGGCGAGCTCAAGCCCCGTGAGCCCGCTGCCCTGAAGAAGCGCATCAACTGGGCCCGCCCGCTCATTGGACAAGTGGCCGGCGAGCGCTCCGACTTGCTGACAGAGATACGTCTCAACGCACGCACGAAGCTTGGCAAGGGCTATGAGCCTGGCAACGTCGTGGCCATCGAGTACCAGCGCGATGCCATCCCCGACTCAGATGTCCTGAGCGAAGATCTGCTCTTCATGGCACGGCTCTTGGGGCCCCTCTACAAGGCCGCGGACAACGCAACCTACGTTCCTGGCGACCTTCCGGTGGAGGTCCGAGAGGCAACCCAGAGTGCGGCGACCACTGCGAACCGCAGGAGCGCTCGCAAGGGAGGTCAAGGGTTTCTCCTGACCGCTGTCGAGCGCAGGGCCATCGAGAGGCACAGTGTCCTGCTTGCCACGGAGCACTTCGAGGCCCAGGGATGGACTGTGAAGGACGTTGGCGCCAGCAAGCCGTACGATCTGCACCTGGCGCGAGGGGACGAGAAGCTTCACGTAGAGGTGAAGGGGACCACGTCCGACGGTAGCCAGGTCATCCTGACGAGGGCCGAGGTCGAATGGCAACGCAAGTTCGCGCCAGACAACGCCCTTGTGATCGTCCACTCCATCGAACTGGATCGCACCATTGAGCCTGTGACCGCGACCGGTGGAGTCCTCCACTGCACCTCGCCGTGGATCATTGAGGAGGAGACCTTGACCGTCATCTCCTATATCCACCGAACCGGACTCTGA
- a CDS encoding DUF6009 family protein yields MSKDRAALEHEEQIVWTEDVGGFDYVRQTVARLSTTRQKPVAWRGTGRRVGYSVLKSDAPSEDMPGRFVRRVFWVKDYDRSELPNGTYGTSAPSEAVDPRTVAPGVWGELTERAWGGPLPD; encoded by the coding sequence GTGTCGAAGGATCGTGCAGCTTTGGAGCACGAGGAACAGATCGTCTGGACCGAGGACGTGGGCGGCTTCGACTACGTCCGCCAGACAGTAGCCCGCTTGTCCACGACTCGGCAGAAGCCGGTGGCATGGCGCGGAACGGGCCGACGGGTGGGCTACTCCGTGCTCAAGTCGGATGCTCCGAGCGAGGACATGCCCGGCAGGTTCGTCCGCCGGGTGTTCTGGGTGAAGGACTACGATCGTTCCGAGCTGCCCAACGGTACGTACGGGACGTCCGCGCCCAGTGAAGCCGTCGATCCGCGGACGGTCGCGCCGGGGGTATGGGGCGAGCTGACCGAACGCGCCTGGGGCGGTCCGCTGCCCGACTGA
- a CDS encoding IS5 family transposase yields MRIWCERAGLDVRDRRCRLGAGEKGGSLTGPNPVDRGKKGSKLHVLSEAQGLPLAVAVSGAHVHDSQAFKPLILGIPAVRSRRGPRRRKPVKVRADKAYYSAEHLRWLRSRNLIARIARPGIEANERLGRHRWKSERSISWLFGYRRLTVRYERKGSHFLAFLGLATTLTCYKRLAKLTTWDIF; encoded by the coding sequence GTGCGCATCTGGTGTGAGCGAGCTGGACTGGACGTCCGCGATCGTCGGTGCCGCCTCGGTGCGGGCGAAAAGGGGGGCTCGCTGACCGGGCCGAATCCGGTCGATCGCGGCAAGAAGGGCAGCAAACTGCACGTGCTGTCTGAGGCCCAGGGCCTGCCGCTGGCCGTCGCGGTGTCCGGCGCGCACGTGCACGACAGCCAGGCGTTCAAGCCGTTGATTCTCGGCATTCCCGCCGTCCGCTCCCGGCGCGGACCACGTCGGAGGAAGCCGGTGAAGGTCCGCGCGGACAAGGCGTACTACTCCGCAGAGCACCTTCGCTGGCTCCGCAGCCGGAACCTCATCGCGCGGATCGCCCGTCCCGGTATCGAGGCCAACGAGCGGCTCGGCCGGCACCGCTGGAAGAGCGAGCGGTCGATCTCCTGGCTCTTCGGCTACCGCCGCCTCACCGTCCGGTACGAACGAAAAGGCAGCCACTTCCTTGCCTTCCTCGGCCTCGCCACAACCCTGACCTGCTACAAGAGACTCGCGAAGCTCACCACGTGGGACATCTTCTAA
- a CDS encoding GntR family transcriptional regulator, which yields MTGSVSRRHHDIADDLRHQITTGSIKPGERLPSEAGLAARYRVSTVTLRRALAVLQGEGLVEKIHGKGNYVRHPRRKIMYVGGWGTLDPWTAAEPTLRITVRSTTVPASVHLTTLLKVPTGSPLAEYTCLSLEHGSPHGLARIYIPRDLAPAGVLDDDSVCREAATRFAVLGPSPATIRETVCARSPTPDEASALRIGNNMAVLAITRIATDATGRVVEAALLAFPGDRVDAVFTAHHVLNERPAQG from the coding sequence GTGACCGGCTCCGTGTCCCGACGCCATCACGACATCGCCGACGACCTACGCCACCAGATCACGACGGGCAGTATCAAGCCCGGCGAACGTCTCCCGTCCGAAGCCGGCCTGGCCGCCCGTTACAGGGTCAGCACGGTGACCCTGCGACGCGCTCTCGCCGTGCTCCAGGGCGAAGGCCTCGTCGAGAAGATCCACGGAAAGGGCAACTACGTACGTCACCCCCGCCGCAAGATCATGTACGTCGGAGGCTGGGGCACGCTGGACCCCTGGACCGCCGCTGAGCCAACGTTGCGCATCACGGTTCGCAGCACCACGGTTCCGGCCTCCGTGCACCTGACCACGTTGCTGAAGGTGCCAACGGGCAGCCCTCTCGCTGAGTACACCTGCCTCAGCCTCGAACACGGGTCGCCGCACGGCCTGGCCCGCATCTACATCCCGCGCGACCTGGCCCCGGCCGGAGTCCTCGACGACGACTCCGTGTGCCGGGAGGCAGCCACGCGATTCGCCGTCCTCGGCCCGTCGCCGGCCACCATCCGAGAGACAGTCTGCGCCCGCTCCCCCACCCCAGACGAAGCGTCGGCCCTCCGGATCGGAAACAACATGGCCGTTCTCGCGATCACGCGCATCGCCACCGACGCCACCGGTCGCGTCGTTGAAGCCGCGCTTCTGGCCTTTCCAGGAGACCGAGTCGACGCCGTCTTCACCGCCCACCACGTGCTCAATGAGAGGCCAGCCCAAGGATGA
- a CDS encoding GntR family transcriptional regulator: protein MSEQPPYLRIADELRRRIAEHVWEPGDRLPSRAQIGQECGVGENVVRRAQELLISQGVLEGRAGSGTYVAEPRQRVRVVRSSAREQSSGSPFRQDMKALRRQSDWESRTDAKVPAPAEIASRLGVAEGELCVRTTYEFLADGKPVQLSTSWEPYAVTGGTLVVLPEGGPHAGAGVVNRMAAIGVTVSHAVEQPEPRRATAKEASLLGIQKAALVTHIRRTYYSDQGRPVETADIVVPAAHCEIVYEIPISR from the coding sequence ATGTCTGAGCAACCGCCGTACCTCCGCATCGCCGACGAACTCCGGCGGCGCATCGCGGAGCACGTCTGGGAACCGGGTGACCGCCTCCCATCCCGCGCCCAGATCGGCCAGGAGTGCGGCGTGGGCGAGAACGTGGTGCGCAGGGCACAGGAGTTGCTGATCTCCCAAGGAGTGCTGGAAGGCCGGGCAGGATCGGGGACGTACGTCGCCGAGCCCCGGCAGCGCGTGAGAGTCGTCCGGTCGTCGGCACGTGAGCAGTCCAGTGGATCCCCGTTCCGCCAGGACATGAAGGCCCTTCGCCGACAGAGCGACTGGGAGAGCCGGACCGACGCGAAGGTGCCGGCCCCAGCGGAGATCGCGTCGCGGCTCGGGGTCGCCGAGGGCGAGCTGTGCGTGCGTACGACGTACGAGTTCCTTGCGGACGGGAAGCCGGTCCAGCTGTCGACGAGTTGGGAGCCGTACGCCGTCACTGGCGGCACCCTCGTCGTTCTCCCCGAGGGAGGGCCCCACGCGGGGGCCGGGGTCGTGAACCGCATGGCCGCGATCGGAGTCACCGTCAGCCACGCGGTGGAACAGCCCGAGCCGCGGCGCGCGACCGCCAAGGAAGCATCGCTACTCGGCATCCAGAAAGCCGCACTCGTGACGCACATCCGGCGGACGTACTACAGCGACCAAGGCCGACCCGTAGAGACGGCGGACATCGTCGTGCCCGCAGCACACTGCGAGATCGTCTACGAGATCCCGATCAGCCGCTGA
- a CDS encoding S1C family serine protease yields MSTENEGNEGNAVPAVPSVPSAPPVPAATPEGTPDGVTPAARADGPVADPGAETTYQDQAPAQPVPTRPESAQPPPQPPHHQPYPAPQPPAAAGAWPPPPPPAVPSYAGGGTGAPVWGAPVAPSSDAPRKPRANGLIAAVVVAALVAGGIGGALGFWAADRNGGSSGSTTVAASDTPKDLKRADGTVAGVAAKALPSVVTIDAQGGDGEGGTGTGFVYDKEGHILTNNHVVASAADSGQLSATFSDGKKYDAEVVGRAQGYDVAVLKLKKPPSGLAPLPLGNSESVAVGDSTIAIGAPFGLSNTVTTGIISAKNRPVASGDGSSNKNSYMSALQTDASINPGNSGGPLLDAGGAVIGINSAIQSTSGGGVGQSQAGSIGLGFAIPINQAKNVAEQLIKTGQPVYPVIGATVTMEEKTGGAAISAAGAGGTPAVTPDGPAARAGLKAGDVITKFNDTVVDSGPTLIGEIWTRKPGDKVTLTYKRDGRTATAEVTLGERKGDS; encoded by the coding sequence GTGAGCACCGAGAACGAGGGCAACGAGGGCAACGCGGTTCCGGCCGTACCGTCCGTTCCGTCCGCACCTCCAGTGCCGGCCGCCACTCCTGAGGGCACCCCTGACGGAGTCACGCCCGCGGCGCGGGCCGACGGGCCCGTCGCGGATCCCGGTGCGGAAACCACGTACCAGGACCAGGCGCCGGCGCAGCCGGTGCCGACCCGGCCGGAGTCGGCGCAGCCCCCGCCCCAGCCGCCCCACCACCAGCCGTACCCCGCGCCGCAGCCCCCGGCCGCCGCGGGTGCCTGGCCGCCCCCTCCCCCTCCGGCGGTCCCGTCGTACGCCGGTGGCGGGACAGGTGCCCCGGTGTGGGGTGCTCCGGTCGCTCCGTCGTCCGACGCGCCGCGCAAGCCCCGCGCGAACGGTCTGATCGCGGCCGTGGTCGTGGCGGCGCTCGTCGCGGGCGGCATCGGCGGAGCCCTCGGCTTCTGGGCGGCCGACCGCAACGGCGGCTCCTCCGGGTCGACCACGGTCGCCGCCTCCGACACCCCGAAGGACCTCAAGCGCGCGGACGGCACCGTGGCCGGAGTCGCCGCGAAGGCGCTGCCCAGCGTGGTCACCATCGATGCCCAGGGCGGCGACGGTGAGGGCGGTACGGGCACCGGCTTCGTGTACGACAAGGAGGGCCACATCCTCACCAACAACCACGTGGTCGCCTCCGCGGCGGACAGCGGCCAGCTGTCGGCGACGTTCTCCGACGGCAAGAAGTACGACGCCGAGGTCGTCGGCCGTGCGCAGGGCTACGACGTGGCCGTGCTGAAGCTGAAGAAGCCGCCGTCGGGTCTCGCGCCGCTGCCCCTGGGCAACTCGGAGAGTGTCGCGGTGGGCGATTCGACCATCGCGATCGGTGCGCCGTTCGGCCTGTCCAACACGGTGACGACGGGCATCATCAGCGCGAAGAACCGCCCGGTGGCCTCCGGCGACGGCTCCAGCAACAAGAACTCGTACATGAGCGCCCTGCAGACCGACGCCTCCATCAACCCCGGCAACTCCGGCGGCCCGTTGCTGGATGCGGGCGGCGCGGTCATCGGGATCAACTCGGCGATCCAGTCGACCAGCGGAGGCGGTGTCGGCCAGTCCCAGGCCGGCTCCATCGGCCTCGGCTTCGCCATCCCGATTAACCAGGCGAAGAACGTCGCCGAGCAGCTGATCAAGACCGGTCAGCCGGTCTACCCGGTGATCGGCGCGACGGTGACGATGGAGGAGAAGACCGGCGGCGCGGCCATCTCGGCCGCGGGCGCGGGCGGCACTCCGGCGGTCACCCCGGACGGTCCCGCCGCCAGGGCCGGCCTCAAGGCGGGCGACGTCATCACGAAGTTCAACGACACCGTGGTCGACAGCGGCCCGACCCTGATCGGCGAGATCTGGACCCGTAAGCCGGGTGACAAGGTCACGCTGACCTACAAGCGCGACGGCAGAACGGCAACGGCCGAAGTCACCCTGGGCGAGCGCAAGGGCGACAGCTGA
- a CDS encoding glycerophosphodiester phosphodiesterase → MTHARQHTPQTPIQVIAHRGASDDAPEHTLAAYRKAIEDGADALECDVRLTADGQLVCVHDRRVNRTSNGRGAVSALELADLAALDFGSWKDREESPDWDPVPGELTSVLTLERLLELVTETRAAGRPLQLAIETKHPTRWAGQVEERLLHLLKRFGLDEAPAEGPSPVRIMSFSARSLHRVQAAAPTLPTVYLMQFVSPRLRDGRLPAGARIAGPGMRIVRSHPGYIERLHRAGHRVHVWTVNEPADVELCARLGVAAIITNRPKQVLSQLGRL, encoded by the coding sequence GTGACCCACGCACGGCAGCACACCCCGCAGACGCCCATCCAGGTCATCGCCCACCGCGGAGCCTCCGACGACGCACCCGAGCACACCCTTGCCGCCTACCGCAAAGCGATCGAGGACGGCGCCGACGCCCTGGAGTGCGATGTCCGGCTCACCGCGGACGGCCAGCTCGTCTGTGTGCACGATCGCCGGGTGAACCGTACGTCCAACGGCCGCGGCGCCGTCTCCGCCCTGGAGCTCGCCGATCTCGCCGCTCTCGACTTCGGTTCCTGGAAGGACCGCGAGGAGTCGCCCGACTGGGATCCGGTGCCGGGCGAGCTCACCTCCGTACTCACCCTGGAACGGCTTCTGGAGCTGGTGACCGAGACGCGGGCGGCCGGGCGGCCGCTGCAACTGGCCATCGAGACCAAGCACCCCACCCGCTGGGCCGGGCAGGTGGAGGAACGCCTCCTGCACCTGCTCAAGCGCTTCGGCCTGGACGAAGCACCGGCCGAGGGCCCGTCCCCGGTACGCATCATGAGCTTCTCCGCCCGTTCGCTGCACCGCGTCCAGGCCGCCGCGCCCACGCTGCCCACCGTCTATCTGATGCAGTTCGTCTCCCCGCGGCTGCGCGACGGGCGGCTGCCCGCCGGGGCGCGGATCGCCGGACCGGGGATGCGGATCGTACGCAGCCACCCCGGTTACATCGAGCGGCTCCACCGCGCGGGACACCGCGTGCACGTCTGGACGGTGAACGAACCGGCGGACGTCGAGCTCTGCGCGCGCCTCGGCGTAGCCGCAATCATTACGAATCGCCCGAAACAGGTCCTGTCGCAACTGGGTCGTCTTTAA
- a CDS encoding ATP-binding protein codes for MRHREGFDRFPVQPGGASNPWRGAKEVSGVAFVVAQEVPTSSSMAVPHGPAGVGKARHRMREQLRSNGVSDAVVDDAVLILSELLSNACRHGRPLGWQTEIGDGDVRAAWHMDRTGGLTVEVTDGGGPTRPIPSTPSVTARGGRGLNIISALAQEWGVRDDSSGEVTVWALVSAGRHRFNGLGGLAGFDGLEFAEAFDDAS; via the coding sequence GTGCGTCACCGGGAGGGCTTTGACCGGTTTCCGGTTCAGCCCGGTGGGGCATCCAATCCGTGGCGTGGGGCAAAGGAGGTCTCGGGGGTGGCGTTTGTGGTGGCACAAGAAGTGCCCACGTCGTCGAGCATGGCCGTTCCCCATGGCCCTGCCGGCGTGGGCAAAGCGCGACACCGTATGCGTGAGCAGCTGCGCAGCAACGGGGTGTCGGACGCGGTCGTCGACGACGCGGTTCTGATCCTCTCCGAACTTCTCAGCAACGCCTGCCGGCACGGCAGGCCGCTGGGGTGGCAGACGGAGATCGGTGACGGCGATGTCCGCGCCGCATGGCACATGGACAGAACCGGCGGACTGACCGTCGAGGTGACGGACGGCGGCGGGCCGACCCGGCCCATCCCCTCCACCCCCTCGGTGACGGCACGGGGCGGCCGCGGGCTCAACATCATCAGCGCCCTCGCACAGGAGTGGGGCGTGCGGGACGACTCCTCGGGCGAGGTCACCGTCTGGGCCCTCGTGTCCGCCGGGCGGCACCGCTTCAACGGACTGGGCGGGCTGGCCGGCTTCGACGGACTGGAGTTCGCCGAAGCCTTCGACGACGCGAGCTGA
- a CDS encoding DUF5926 family protein, with amino-acid sequence MAKKRPQTKAGKQQLKDGEIPVVGAREPCPCGSGRRYKACHGRAAAQAVTELVHRPFEGLAGECDWVSLRELVPAATVALTLKDGLPEGVPSVTLATVLPMAWPALRRDDGSVLLALQNDTSSGDLSRDLADTLLRALETEPGSPVTARRVPADGPRLQDLLDPGAAFAPVVHSGFEFWVPDAENATPEVSASLERANAAAIPTTLLSGVDAAYWCETPEKNHLRWVMPHPEEQLLDALARLHAAGTSSLGEGTRLVGSFRAHGLMVPVWDLPTSMGAEACEKPAVEFAERLAAALASDAPLTAEERRARGGLTNRQVTLS; translated from the coding sequence ATGGCCAAGAAGCGCCCTCAGACCAAGGCCGGGAAGCAGCAGCTCAAGGACGGTGAGATCCCGGTGGTCGGGGCCCGTGAGCCCTGCCCGTGCGGTTCCGGCCGCCGCTACAAAGCGTGTCATGGACGCGCCGCCGCCCAGGCCGTGACCGAGCTCGTCCACCGTCCGTTCGAGGGCCTGGCCGGTGAGTGCGACTGGGTGTCCCTGCGCGAACTGGTGCCCGCCGCCACCGTCGCACTGACGCTGAAGGACGGGCTGCCCGAGGGCGTGCCGTCCGTGACGCTCGCGACCGTCCTGCCGATGGCCTGGCCGGCCCTGCGCCGCGACGACGGCTCCGTCCTGCTGGCCCTGCAGAACGACACCTCCTCCGGCGACCTCAGCCGGGACCTGGCGGACACCCTGCTGCGGGCGCTGGAGACCGAGCCCGGTTCTCCGGTCACCGCCCGGCGCGTGCCCGCGGACGGACCTCGGCTGCAGGACCTCCTCGACCCGGGCGCCGCGTTCGCGCCGGTCGTCCACTCCGGCTTCGAGTTCTGGGTGCCCGACGCGGAGAACGCCACCCCCGAGGTGTCCGCGTCCCTGGAGCGCGCCAACGCCGCCGCGATCCCCACCACGCTGCTCTCCGGTGTGGACGCCGCGTACTGGTGCGAGACCCCGGAGAAGAACCACCTGCGCTGGGTCATGCCGCACCCCGAGGAGCAGCTCCTCGACGCCCTCGCCCGGCTGCACGCCGCGGGCACCTCCTCGCTCGGCGAAGGAACCAGGCTGGTCGGCTCGTTCCGGGCGCACGGGCTGATGGTCCCCGTCTGGGACCTGCCGACCTCGATGGGCGCCGAGGCGTGCGAGAAGCCCGCGGTCGAGTTCGCGGAGCGGCTCGCCGCGGCACTCGCCTCGGACGCCCCGCTCACCGCCGAGGAGCGGCGGGCGCGCGGCGGGCTCACGAACCGCCAAGTGACGCTCAGCTGA